GCCGTCGAGGACGTCGCCGAGGACGAGCGTCACGAGCAGCAGCAGCACGCCGACGCCGCCCACGACAAGGAACACGGTCACGATGCCTCCCCCAGGCGATCAGTGCGACGTCGTCGACGCCGCGCACACCATAGCGACAGGCTTCCCCGCCCGCAGCGGTTCACGCCATCGGGTCAAGACCCCATCCCTGGCCTACCGCAGGCCCGTCCCGACCTGGTGCATGTCGACGACGTGCGCGCCCGCGACGGGTCCGACGGCGCTCAGCACCACGTCGTACGACGCCGACAGCGCGGCGAGCACCTCCGCCGAGCCCTCCTGCGAGTCGCAGAGGAAGACGCACGTGGGGCCCGAGCCGCTGACCATGCCGCGCAGGGCGCCGCCGGCCTCGCCGCGGTCGATCAGGTCGCCCAGCTCGGGGCGCAGGTCGACGGCCGCCTCCTGCAGGTCGTTGTGCAGCGCGCGCGCCAGCCGGACGGGCTCGCCCCTGGCCAGGGCGGCCAGGAGCTCGGTCGGCTCGGCGGGCTGCGCCGGCGCGTCGGGGTGGAGCCGGTCGAAGTGGCGGTAGACCTCCGGCGTGGAGAGGCCGACCGCGGCCGGGACGACGACCCACCACCAGGTGCCGTGGTCGACGATCGGCTCGACGACCTCGCCGCGGCCACGGCCGCGCGCCGTTCCTCCCACGAGCGAGAACGGGACGTCGCTGCCGAGACGGGCGGCCTGCGCCAGCAGCACGTCGTCGGGCTGGCGCAGGTCGTGCAGCCGGTCGTGCGCGAGCAGGGCCGCCGCCGCGTCGGCGGAGCCGCCGGCCATGCCGCCCGCGACCGGGATCTGCTTGGCGATCTCCACGAGGTGGGCGCCCCCGCACCGCGCCTCGTCGAGCGCCCGCAGCGCGATGTTGGTGGCGTCGGTCGGCACCCCGGCCACGTCGACGTACGACGAGCCGGAGACGGACAGCGAGTCCTCGGCGACGGTGGAGCTGACCGTGGAGTTGGGGGTGGAGCTGGCGGTGGAGCTGGGGGTGGAGCTGGCGGTGGAGACCGTGACGTCGTCGTAGAGCGAGATCGCCTGGTAGACGGTGTCGAGCGGGTGGAAGCCGTCCTCGCGGGGCGCGCCGACGCCGAGGTGGAGGTTGATCTTCGCGGCCGCCCGGACGGTGGTGCTCACTCCGCCGCCCGGTCCCGGGTGGCCGCCAGCCCTTCGGCGATCCGGGCGAAGTCGCCCACGTCGAGCACCTCGCCGCGCGCGGTGGGGTCGACGCCGGCCGCCTCGAGCGCGGCGGTCGCCGCCTCGGCCGAGCCCGCCAGCCCGCGCAGCGCGGCGCGCACCTGCTTGCGCCGCTGGGCGAAGGCGGCGTCGACGACGGCGAAGACCTCCTCGCGGGTGGCCGTCGTGCGCGGCGGGTCCTGCCGGGTCCAGGCGACGAGCCCGGAGTCGACGTTGGGGGCGGGCCAGAAGACGTTGCGGCCGATCGTGCCCGCACGGCGCACGTCGGCGAACCAGGCGGCCTTGACGCTCGGCACGCCGTAGGTCTTCGACCCCGGTGGCGCGGCGAGGCGGTCGGCGACCTCGGCCTGCACCATCACCAGGCCGCGCTCCAGCGAGGGCAGCAGGGTGAGGAGGTGGAGCAGGACGGGCACCGAGACGTTGTAGGGCAGGTTGGCCACCAGCGCGGTCGGCGGCGGCCCGGGCACCGACTCCACGCGCATCGCGTCGGCCAGCACGACCTCGAAGCGGTCGGCCTGGTCGGGGGCGTACGCCGCGATGGTGGCGGGCAGCCGCCCGGCGAGGAGCGGGTCGACCTCGATGGCGATCACCCGGCGGGCGACCGCGAGCAGGGCCAGCGTGAGCGAGCCCAGGCCCGGGCCGACCTCGACGACGACGTCGTCGGCGGTGATGGCGGACTCGCGCACGATCCGGCGCACGGTGTTGGCGTCGATGACGAAGTTCTGGCCGCGCTGCTTGGTGGGGCGCAGGTCGAGCTCCGCGGCCAGCTGACGCACCTCGGCCGGCCCGAGGAGCCTCGGGCCGGCCGGGTTCGTGGTCATGATCGCGAAGCCTAGTGGGGGGTCCCCGATCAGCGCGGCAGGCCCAGCTTGGCCGAGCAGGACGGCCACGAGCCGTAGCCGCCGGTGGCGTCGCGCAGGCGCGTCGCGACCGCGATCTGGGTCTCGCGGGAGGCCTGGTGCGGGTAGCCGGTGCCGCCGTAGGCGCGCCAGGTGCCGAGGTTGAACTGGAGGCCGCCGTAGTAGCCGTTGCCGGTGTTGATGGCCCAGTTGCCGCCCGACTCGCACTGCGCGAGCGAGTCCCACACGGTGCTGCCGCCGGCGAAGTTGGCGGCCAGCTCCTCGGGCTCCTCCTTGGTGCCGACCCGGACGACCCGCGGCTGGGCCTTCACCTTCACGTCGGCCTTGACGACCGTGCGGGCCCGGAGCTCGCCGTTGACGAAGCGCAGCCGGTAGGTGACGTTGCGGACGCCGTCGCGACCGGCGCGCACGACCTCCTGCTTGCCCTCCAGCATCGAGGAGTCCTCGCGCTCGACGACCGGGGCCTCGACCACCTCGCGGGCGACCTTCCTGGTCACCACCCGGATGTCGGTGACGACGATCTTGTCGCCGTCGGCGATCTCGGTGGTCAGCGAGGGACGCACCTTGTCGTGCCGGTCGACGTCGAAGCCGGCGTCGTCGAGCACGTCGGCGACCGTCATCGCGGCCAGCTTGCGCTTCTTCAGCTGCTTGCCGCCCAGCTTGAGGTGCACCACCTTGGGGGTGACGACCTCGAGGGCGAGGCCGTCGCGACCGATCGCCGAGCTGCGGCTGGCCGACAGGTCGGCGCCGGCGAAGCGGCGCCCGATCTCACCGAGGGCACTGGCCACGTCGGTCGAGTTGACCCAGTAGGTGTGCGCCGTGCCGTCGACCGAGAGCTCGAGCGGTCGCCCGAACTGCACGGCGATGGCCGAGCCGTCGCTGACCGGCTCGTCGAGCGCTGGAGCGACCAGGTCCTTGTCGGTGAGCTCGACACCCTCGGCCTCGAGGACGTCGCCGACGGTGCCGCCGATGGCGCTCACCTGCCGGGGGTCCCCGTCGAGGGTGAGGGTCACGTCCTTGGTGAGGGCGGCGTAGCCGACCGTCGTTCCTCCGACGGCTGCCACGACGAGCGCCCCGAGGGTCGCCAGGACGGTCTTGGACCTGCTGAGCTGCGCGAGACGAGAGCGCACGATTCTCCGAACGTCGTTCTGTCCGGGCCTCGGGGGCAGCACCCCCCGGCCGAGCGTGCGCGGCCTCCACGGGAAGAGCCGTGGGAGTCGTGCGACGTGCGAGCGGGGGTCTCGCAGGACCGGCCCGAACCGGTCCTCCTGCTGCCGGACATCGCTCCCGATCCCGGCCAACAATCACAAGACGATAACGATGACGGGCGACGACGCAAACTCCTGAGGGCGGATTTCTGGGGAGACCCTCCCCACGTCCACCCGCGGGGAGGGCACGCCCGCCCGTCGACGGACCGGCTACCAGGGTCCCCCGAAGGCCACCTCGGTGGTGGCGTCGATCGCCCGGCAGAGGTGCTCCAGGTCGGCCTGCAGCACCTCGGCCATCGCCCGCACGGTGTGCGGCACCAGGTAGGACGCGTTGGGTCGTCCGCGCCACGGCGTCGGGGTCAGGTAGGGCGCGTCCGTCTCCACCAGCACCCGGTCGACGGGCGTGATCGCCAGCGCCTCGCGCAGGGGGGCGGCGTTCTTGAACGTCACCGTGCCGGCGAAGCTGAGGTGGGCCCCGCGGTCGAGGCACCGGCGCGCGAACGAGGCGTCGCCGGAGAAGCAGTGCATCACCCAGCGCTCGGGGGCACCCTCCTCGTCGAGGACGCGGAGCACGTCGTCGTGGGCGTCGCGGTCGTGGATGACCAGCGTCTTGTCGAGCCGCTTGGCGAGGTCGATGTGGCGGCGGAAGCTCTCCTCCTGGGCGGTGCGGCCCTCCTCGCCCGTGCGGAACGTGTCGAGCCCGGTCTCGCCGATGGCGCGCACCTTCGCGTGCGACTGCGCGAGCCGCTCGATCTCGTCCAGCGCCTCCTCCAGCCGCCCGGCCTCGGCGAGCCGGGGCGCCTCGTTGGGGTGCAGCGCCACGCCGGCGACCAGGGCGTCGTGCTCGGCCGCCGCGGCCACCGCCCAGCGGGCGCCCGGCAGGTCACAGCCGATCTGCACGATCCGCGGCACGCCGACGGCCGCCGCCGCCGCGATCGCGTCGCCGGTGTCGAGCCAGTCGCCGTCGGCGATGTCGAGGTGGCAGTGGTTGTCGACGACGGGGTGCGGCAGCGGCTCCGGCGCAGGCGGGCGCTCGCGGTCGCGCCGGGCTCCCGACCTCTCCTCGGTGGCGGCGCGGCTGCGGGTCGGCCCCTGCTCCGATGCCTGGTCACCGGTGGACAACGTCGTACACCTCCCGCTTGGGCAGCCCGGCCCGACGGGCGACCTCGGCGATCGCCTCCTTGCGGGTCGAGCCGGAGGCCTCCAGGCCCGCCACGGCCGAGCGGATCGAGCCCGGGTCGGTGTCGACGGCGGGGGCGCCGCTGGAGCCCTCCACCACGATCGTCACCTCGCCGCGGACGCCGTCGGCGGCCCAGGCGGCCAGCTCGGCCAGCGGCCCCCGGCGCACCTCCTCGTGCGTCTTGGTGAGCTCGCGGCACACCGCGGCCGGGCGGTCGTCGCCCAGCGCGTCGGCCATCGCCGCCAACGCGGCCTCGGTGCGGTGCGGCGCCTCGAAGAAGACCATGGTCCGCTCCTCGGCGGCCAGGGCGGCCAGGCGACGCCCGCGCTCCCCGGCCTTGCGGGGCAGGAAGCCCTCGAAGCAGAACCGGTCGACCGGGAGGCCGCTGACGGCGAGCGCGGTGAGCACCGCGCTCGGCCCCGGCACCGCCGTGACGCGTACGTCGTGCTCGACCGCGGCCGCGACCAGCCGGTAGCCGGGGTCGGAGACGCTGGGCATCCCGGCGTCGGTCACCAGCACGACCCGCTCGCCGGCGAGCAGCGCCTCCAGCAGCACGGGCGTGCGCGCCTGCTCGTTGCCCTCGAAGTAGGACACCACCCGCCCGCGCAGCGTGATGCCCAGGTCGGCGCAGAGCCGCTTGAGCCGCCGGGTGTCCTCGGCGGCGACCACGTCGGCGCCGGACAGCTCAGCCGCCAGCCGCGGTGGCGCGTCGCCGGCCTGCCCGATCGGGGTGCCCGCGAGGACCAGGACGCCAGTCAAGCGGGGTCCCCGCGGCGTTGTTCGGAGGAGCGGAGCGGAGGAGAAGAACGTCGGGGGGTGCTCATGGGTTCACCGTAGATGTTCGCCGCGGGGGTCCGGCTCCCGGCTCCGCCGCGGTCGGCGACGACGCGGTCGCGCCCGGCCGTGCGTACGCCCGTGGCCTCGCGCGGGTCTGGCTAGAGTGCCTCGCGTGACTCCGACGGCGGCCGAGCGCAATCGCCCGCGCTGGCGATCGGAGGACCCGGTGCTCGGGTGGGCGGGCGCGCTCTGCCTGGCCGCCCTCGCCTTCTTCCTGCGGCGCTGGCACCTCGGCACGCCCCACGCGTTCGCCTTCGACGAGACCTACTACGCCAAGGACGCGTGGTCGCTGCTCAACCACGGCTACGTGCGCGACTACGTCGAGGACGCCGACAAGACGATCCTCAACGGCAGCCTCACCGGGTTGTTCGAGGACGGACCGTCGATGATCGTGCACCCCGAGGTCGGCAAGTGGCTGATCGCCGCGGGGATCAAGGTCTTCGGGATGGACCCCACCGGCTGGCGCACGGCGTCGGCGGTGGTGGGCGCGCTCATGGTGCTGCTGATGTGCCGGTTCGTCCGTCGCGTCACCGGCTCCACTGTGCTGGGTCTCGTCGGCGGGCTGCTGCTCTCGATCGACGGCCTGCAGCTCGTGCTGTCGCGGCTGGCGCTGCTCGACATCTTCCTCGCGTTCTTCACCCTCTGCGGCGTGCACTGCGTGGTCGCGGACCGCCAGTGGCTGCGCGACCGGCTGGCGTCCGGCGGCGGCCGTCGCGGTCTCTTCTGGTGGCGCCCGTGGCTGGTCGCCGGAGGCGTCGCGTTCGGGCTCGCCTGCGGCACCAAGTGGTCGGCCGTCTACGGCCTGGCCGTCTTCGGTCTGCTCGCATGGCTGTGGAGCGCCGGCGCCCGCCGCGCGTTCGGCCAGCGCCGACCGCTGCTGCGCTCGGTCGTCCTCGACGGCATCCCGGCGTTCGTCGCCCTCGTCGGCGTCGCGCTGGCGACGTACGTCGCGTCGTGGACGGGCTGGCTGATCCATGCCGACGCCTACGAGGAGGCCTTCAGCAACACGCAGTACACGTCCTACGGCGGCGGCGAGCCGTGGCCCACCGCGAGCGAGCCCGACGCCGAGGGGCTGGGCGAGGTGGCCCAGTCGCTGCGCTCGCTGTGGTCCTACCACCAGGACGTCTACACGTTCCACAGCCACTTCCTCGACGACTCCTCCCACGTCTACGCCTCCAAGCCGTCGACCTGGCTGGTGATCGGCCGTCCGGTCGGCGTCGACGCCCAGACCGACATCCAGCCGGGATCGCAGGGGTGCCAGGCACCGTCCGGCTCGAGCTGCATCCGGCAGGTCCTGCTGATCGGCAACCCGGTGATCTGGTGGGGCGGCTGCCTGGCCATGGTCGCCTCGCTGCTGCTGTGGATCGGCGCCCGCGACTGGCGACACGGGGTGGCCGTCGCCGGCCTCGCCAGCACCTGGCTGCCGTGGTTCGCCTACGACGACCGGCCCATCTTCTTCTTCTACGCGATCACCGCCCTGCCCTTCCTGGTGCTCTCGATCGTGCTCGCGATGGGCCACCTCATCGGCACCTCCGACGTCCCGACCCCGCGCCGCACGTTCGGCGTGGTGGTGGCCGGCAGCTACACGGTGCTCGCCCTGATCGCGTTCGCGTGGTTCTGGCCGATCTGGACCGACGCGCTGCTGACGAAGTCGGAGTGGAACGCCCGCATCTGGTTCCTGCGCTGGATCTGACGCCCGCCCGCTCCCCCCGAACCCGGCACGAATTGTCGCGGTTGTCTCAAGATGGTCCGCACTTCCGCGCGTGCCCATTCTCTTTGCGCTCGCGTCCGATGACGATGGGCCGACCCGGGCTGCTGCCGGGTGTCGACGCGAGGAGGGGGCGTTGCGATGGACTCGACGATGATTCATGTCTGCCTGCAGACCGAGGGAGCGCCCAGGGGCGACGACCACGAGCTCGGCGAGCGCTGGGTGTGCGGGTGCGGCGACAACTTCGTCTACCGCGAGGGCTTCAACCGCGCCGGCTACGTCTGTGTCGAGTGGTGGCCCGCCCC
The sequence above is drawn from the Nocardioides sp. zg-1228 genome and encodes:
- the rsmA gene encoding 16S rRNA (adenine(1518)-N(6)/adenine(1519)-N(6))-dimethyltransferase RsmA — protein: MTTNPAGPRLLGPAEVRQLAAELDLRPTKQRGQNFVIDANTVRRIVRESAITADDVVVEVGPGLGSLTLALLAVARRVIAIEVDPLLAGRLPATIAAYAPDQADRFEVVLADAMRVESVPGPPPTALVANLPYNVSVPVLLHLLTLLPSLERGLVMVQAEVADRLAAPPGSKTYGVPSVKAAWFADVRRAGTIGRNVFWPAPNVDSGLVAWTRQDPPRTTATREEVFAVVDAAFAQRRKQVRAALRGLAGSAEAATAALEAAGVDPTARGEVLDVGDFARIAEGLAATRDRAAE
- a CDS encoding TatD family hydrolase, producing MSTGDQASEQGPTRSRAATEERSGARRDRERPPAPEPLPHPVVDNHCHLDIADGDWLDTGDAIAAAAAVGVPRIVQIGCDLPGARWAVAAAAEHDALVAGVALHPNEAPRLAEAGRLEEALDEIERLAQSHAKVRAIGETGLDTFRTGEEGRTAQEESFRRHIDLAKRLDKTLVIHDRDAHDDVLRVLDEEGAPERWVMHCFSGDASFARRCLDRGAHLSFAGTVTFKNAAPLREALAITPVDRVLVETDAPYLTPTPWRGRPNASYLVPHTVRAMAEVLQADLEHLCRAIDATTEVAFGGPW
- the rsmI gene encoding 16S rRNA (cytidine(1402)-2'-O)-methyltransferase; translation: MTGVLVLAGTPIGQAGDAPPRLAAELSGADVVAAEDTRRLKRLCADLGITLRGRVVSYFEGNEQARTPVLLEALLAGERVVLVTDAGMPSVSDPGYRLVAAAVEHDVRVTAVPGPSAVLTALAVSGLPVDRFCFEGFLPRKAGERGRRLAALAAEERTMVFFEAPHRTEAALAAMADALGDDRPAAVCRELTKTHEEVRRGPLAELAAWAADGVRGEVTIVVEGSSGAPAVDTDPGSIRSAVAGLEASGSTRKEAIAEVARRAGLPKREVYDVVHR
- a CDS encoding 4-(cytidine 5'-diphospho)-2-C-methyl-D-erythritol kinase gives rise to the protein MSTTVRAAAKINLHLGVGAPREDGFHPLDTVYQAISLYDDVTVSTASSTPSSTASSTPNSTVSSTVAEDSLSVSGSSYVDVAGVPTDATNIALRALDEARCGGAHLVEIAKQIPVAGGMAGGSADAAAALLAHDRLHDLRQPDDVLLAQAARLGSDVPFSLVGGTARGRGRGEVVEPIVDHGTWWWVVVPAAVGLSTPEVYRHFDRLHPDAPAQPAEPTELLAALARGEPVRLARALHNDLQEAAVDLRPELGDLIDRGEAGGALRGMVSGSGPTCVFLCDSQEGSAEVLAALSASYDVVLSAVGPVAGAHVVDMHQVGTGLR
- a CDS encoding phospholipid carrier-dependent glycosyltransferase, whose amino-acid sequence is MTPTAAERNRPRWRSEDPVLGWAGALCLAALAFFLRRWHLGTPHAFAFDETYYAKDAWSLLNHGYVRDYVEDADKTILNGSLTGLFEDGPSMIVHPEVGKWLIAAGIKVFGMDPTGWRTASAVVGALMVLLMCRFVRRVTGSTVLGLVGGLLLSIDGLQLVLSRLALLDIFLAFFTLCGVHCVVADRQWLRDRLASGGGRRGLFWWRPWLVAGGVAFGLACGTKWSAVYGLAVFGLLAWLWSAGARRAFGQRRPLLRSVVLDGIPAFVALVGVALATYVASWTGWLIHADAYEEAFSNTQYTSYGGGEPWPTASEPDAEGLGEVAQSLRSLWSYHQDVYTFHSHFLDDSSHVYASKPSTWLVIGRPVGVDAQTDIQPGSQGCQAPSGSSCIRQVLLIGNPVIWWGGCLAMVASLLLWIGARDWRHGVAVAGLASTWLPWFAYDDRPIFFFYAITALPFLVLSIVLAMGHLIGTSDVPTPRRTFGVVVAGSYTVLALIAFAWFWPIWTDALLTKSEWNARIWFLRWI
- a CDS encoding resuscitation-promoting factor, coding for MRSRLAQLSRSKTVLATLGALVVAAVGGTTVGYAALTKDVTLTLDGDPRQVSAIGGTVGDVLEAEGVELTDKDLVAPALDEPVSDGSAIAVQFGRPLELSVDGTAHTYWVNSTDVASALGEIGRRFAGADLSASRSSAIGRDGLALEVVTPKVVHLKLGGKQLKKRKLAAMTVADVLDDAGFDVDRHDKVRPSLTTEIADGDKIVVTDIRVVTRKVAREVVEAPVVEREDSSMLEGKQEVVRAGRDGVRNVTYRLRFVNGELRARTVVKADVKVKAQPRVVRVGTKEEPEELAANFAGGSTVWDSLAQCESGGNWAINTGNGYYGGLQFNLGTWRAYGGTGYPHQASRETQIAVATRLRDATGGYGSWPSCSAKLGLPR